ATTCAACATTAAATCTTTCTTTCAGGTGATGACTCAAAAGTTTGCCGTCCCACAGCTTTTGCGTATACCCAAATTCCCGAGGAGAACGACGCAAGTCCTGTGCCAGGACATCTTTATCTCCCGGCAACAGCCTGGGATTTCTTCCAACTCGAGTGGGATCACGCAGACCATCGACTCCCGCTTCATTATAACGTTTGACCCAGTACTGAACGATACGCAAGCTGTCACCAAAAAGCGCAGTAACATCTGCGCATGTCTTC
Above is a genomic segment from Dehalococcoidia bacterium containing:
- a CDS encoding winged helix-turn-helix domain-containing protein, with protein sequence MKRVTIRNPEEAKGIIRNEIQRTNETRFQHRLHCILLICDGKTCADVTALFGDSLRIVQYWVKRYNEAGVDGLRDPTRVGRNPRLLPGDKDVLAQDLRRSPREFGYTQKLWDGKLLSHHLKERFNVELKVRQCQYLFHQLGFRRRKPRPVIAKANRAAQEAYKKTGSPGR